TTGACAAGGACGTCGATGGTAGCAAAATCGCCGTCGACAAGAGCTTCGAACATCTTAGGGACTTCCTTGACGCAGTCGTTGACTTTGTTCATATGTGTCTGAAGGAAGGTGAACGGTGACCTGCTGAAAAGACTTAATATGGTACGCATAAAATTTTCTCTAATGTGTATGATTTAAAAATTAAAACCATTATATTAACGAGAGAACAATTTTGTATACAAGGGAAGATATATGGCCGTTGATACTACGGTACTTAGAGTCGAGAATCTCACGACGCTACTGCAAACTTCTGCAGGGGACGTCGCCGTCGTCGATGGCATAACTTTCGATCTAAAAAAAGGTACGACGCTTGCCATCGTCGGGGAGTCGGGGTGTGGGAAGTCGATGACCGCGCTTTCGATAATGCGTATCTTACCAAAACCTCCAGCCCTAGAACCTACTGGAGC
This Waddliaceae bacterium DNA region includes the following protein-coding sequences:
- a CDS encoding ATP-binding cassette domain-containing protein; the encoded protein is MAVDTTVLRVENLTTLLQTSAGDVAVVDGITFDLKKGTTLAIVGESGCGKSMTALSIMRILPKPPALEPTGA